One window of the Phragmitibacter flavus genome contains the following:
- a CDS encoding helix-turn-helix transcriptional regulator — MASLSYKQISALNHAVLQLHEPLDLHTFPSKIFELLRPLIAFELAGLGVYNTITKRMDSVLSEPCDHIFVNSAAYVPKFFDEPCFLNGSYLHAQCPVGLQDLIPPKRFESSVICQTFCDPLGLHHDLSINYFGPQSTTAGLLHVARKTRYKSDERALLNLFAPHLRQRYQQLLLDRPSHPIYSDSIIGGSNPWLICNDHGKIIHHCHQTPSLFHQLKLPFSSQLPTAWHHWFTTQLRPVTSQQPRSPLPIASPAAGRSILLHCLPNPSSHQHRLLFQIKDASSTRPRLSDREREIAEWVAMGKTNTDIALITGISLHTVKRHLEHIFSKLGIESRNAILPALMSTSSKHSSRIKWLIKSKPVKGI, encoded by the coding sequence ATGGCGAGCCTTTCCTACAAGCAGATCAGCGCATTAAATCATGCCGTTTTGCAACTCCATGAGCCACTCGACCTCCACACCTTCCCATCCAAAATCTTCGAACTGCTGCGCCCCCTCATTGCCTTCGAACTTGCCGGACTCGGCGTTTACAACACCATCACCAAACGCATGGACAGCGTCTTGAGCGAACCCTGCGATCATATTTTCGTCAACTCCGCAGCCTACGTCCCGAAGTTTTTTGACGAACCGTGTTTTTTGAACGGATCCTATCTTCATGCCCAATGCCCGGTTGGCCTTCAGGATCTCATCCCCCCCAAGAGATTTGAAAGCAGCGTCATCTGCCAAACCTTCTGCGACCCACTCGGTCTTCACCACGACTTATCCATCAACTATTTTGGCCCCCAGTCAACCACCGCAGGCCTCCTCCATGTTGCCCGCAAAACCCGCTACAAATCCGACGAACGCGCCCTCCTTAACCTGTTTGCCCCTCACCTGCGCCAGCGCTATCAGCAACTCCTCCTCGACCGCCCCTCACACCCCATTTACTCCGACTCCATCATTGGCGGCAGCAACCCATGGCTCATCTGCAACGACCACGGCAAAATCATCCACCACTGTCACCAGACTCCTTCCCTCTTCCACCAGCTCAAACTCCCCTTTTCCTCGCAACTCCCCACCGCCTGGCACCACTGGTTCACCACCCAACTTCGCCCCGTCACCTCTCAACAACCGCGCTCCCCCCTTCCCATTGCCAGCCCTGCCGCAGGCAGGTCCATCCTCCTTCATTGCCTTCCCAATCCCTCCAGCCATCAACACCGCCTCCTCTTCCAGATAAAGGACGCCTCCTCCACACGTCCCCGCCTCTCCGACCGCGAACGCGAAATCGCTGAGTGGGTCGCCATGGGCAAGACCAATACCGACATCGCACTCATCACCGGCATCAGCCTTCACACCGTCAAACGACACCTCGAACACATTTTTTCCAAACTCGGTATCGAAAGTCGCAACGCCATCCTCCCTGCGCTCATGAGCACCTCCTCAAAGCACAGCAGCAGAATCAAATGGCTCATCAAGTCAAAGCCCGTCAAAGGCATTTGA
- a CDS encoding autotransporter domain-containing protein: MMKRTRFGQAGGVVLVAGEMHSKNRSTEEVPHEAEVRVNREQGRSRWILCLVMPIALGLLAHGMASGQSVWNAGSADWFVGTNWTPNGVPALGDSVTIDNGGMAMIGAVGAEAGTTFVDDGQILVSAGGGLTTNGVTFLGNVADLTGVLVVNGAGANWKGAGIYVAREGNGVFQVSDGGTAENFFVAIADSSDSFGTAIVTGAGSTWTTLSVEVGQGGEGRLNIENGGVMTSDASVVETRIGYGDGSKGTVLVDGPGSNWTINGGPMILADRGEALMTVSNTATVIVDGEVFIGLRTGNQSEGNGVLDVESGGMFTSGAGITIGGDDVVNGTTGGDGEMRVTDAGKVVSGGASFIGRSEDSVGFVQVSGVGSSWVLGGGGGALTIGEEGRGVLSVDNEGLVRSGSTTLGGELGAIGSGFVTGAGSLWEVSGALVLGDGGHGIFNVVEGAKLTAASGLFGAQVGSEAYGKVSDAGSRLEIAGNLVVAELSAMAGLEAMDGGGVSVGMNLGIGNGAGSDGYMFLSGQATEGQVAGTATIGRQGNGRFTIGTGARLTTGSAIMGELDGFSRGIMVGEGAEWVVNGDMVLSDVNSEAQLVLLDGAEVSTTGFAVIGRGADSDGLVRVEGLNSEWTIGGYLGVGDAGVGQLNVKDGGFVSAAGTTVGVQAGGDGGILVQGATSSMEVTDLTVGLAGAGEVSIVDEAAMAASGNVLVGGDALGEGTLMVANGGTFSSASMVVANAAGSTGEVVIGDGLAPGVIDTPVITGGAGDASVTFNHNSAGYVFDPLLTGNLDVFFESTGTTIFDNANTYVGSTTVASGQVVTLNSNAFGTGPLLLNGGVLAPQGLLQVDSSVWSGGQLFLTPAIGDQLQVVQSFNNGGGGEFLIGVPGLELTTYDLVTFATSDFTEDQLSAVFDIQNVEFDYDLLLTPDRVQLTILGATATGEILQNSAPVLIPTFADFIVNGQVRTGELDENNTIRSLIFLSGSRLQVYNQLTVSSGEFTVVSGRSVVQGGTVFVPGEFYKLGAGTLDARSSFVVAGNSFIRSGALAVNGTFQTPLLVVSPGGTLMGEGLVIGNVLNSGTVAPGNSIGELAILGDYRQTRQGTLQIEVGSVNRHDVLSVSGLADLDGTLEIASLGYRPKYGDQVPFLRAGRITGTFDEILMPDPEVKRGRFLNLGNVGVLLVAPTSYTLVAETHNQTRVAAALDEWIGIESGDVGSVTLALDLLREEQYPQAFEAIMPGFYDAALSTAIELSHGQGQLLHQQLSARRIGDRLKNRPVLAASSTDSGKGAKLVKHAIKQVAQVDENEYRWSAWMQGSGLFSRGGLSLVPGENFESGTFITGADYALSDQFALGIFAGYSEGWGDYDNGGEIDLERILFGTYATVDIGNFYLNTALGIGTVDYDINRPIQFATLNRSAGSEPDGHEFFALLGGGYDFRRGNWTFGPQASLQYSKVSLDSFTESGADSLNLRMNDPDSDSLRSYLGARVAYTIKATDRVAIIPELRAFWQHEFLDGDELNASLDGGSGPDFAYESERDDKDALFVGAGLGLQVGPRFYANLYYNVDLGRNDPNHNISISATIRF, encoded by the coding sequence ATGATGAAACGCACACGATTCGGTCAGGCGGGCGGGGTGGTTCTGGTTGCTGGCGAGATGCATTCTAAAAACCGGAGCACGGAGGAGGTGCCTCATGAAGCGGAGGTCAGGGTGAATCGCGAGCAGGGACGCAGCCGGTGGATTCTGTGTCTGGTGATGCCGATTGCTTTGGGATTGCTGGCCCACGGGATGGCGAGTGGCCAGTCGGTTTGGAATGCGGGGTCGGCGGATTGGTTTGTTGGGACAAACTGGACGCCGAACGGCGTTCCTGCGCTGGGTGATTCGGTGACCATTGACAACGGTGGTATGGCAATGATTGGAGCTGTGGGTGCTGAGGCGGGAACGACTTTTGTGGATGATGGACAGATTTTGGTCAGTGCAGGCGGGGGATTGACGACCAACGGGGTGACTTTTCTGGGCAATGTGGCCGACTTGACGGGGGTGCTGGTAGTGAATGGGGCGGGAGCAAACTGGAAAGGTGCGGGGATCTATGTGGCGAGGGAAGGGAATGGAGTTTTTCAGGTTTCGGATGGCGGGACGGCGGAGAATTTTTTTGTGGCGATCGCGGATTCATCTGACTCTTTTGGAACGGCGATTGTGACAGGGGCGGGATCGACGTGGACAACGTTGTCGGTCGAGGTGGGGCAGGGTGGGGAGGGGCGGCTGAATATTGAAAACGGGGGGGTGATGACGTCAGATGCGTCGGTGGTGGAGACGAGGATCGGGTATGGTGATGGATCGAAGGGAACGGTGCTGGTTGATGGTCCGGGTTCCAACTGGACGATCAATGGTGGACCGATGATCCTTGCGGATCGTGGGGAGGCTTTGATGACGGTGAGCAACACGGCGACGGTGATTGTGGATGGCGAAGTTTTTATTGGCCTGCGGACTGGCAACCAGAGTGAGGGGAATGGGGTGTTGGATGTGGAGAGCGGGGGAATGTTTACGAGTGGGGCGGGGATCACGATTGGTGGGGATGATGTGGTGAATGGGACGACGGGCGGGGATGGGGAGATGAGAGTGACGGATGCCGGGAAGGTGGTGTCTGGCGGCGCGAGTTTTATCGGGCGTTCGGAAGACTCGGTGGGGTTTGTGCAGGTGTCGGGGGTGGGATCGTCCTGGGTATTGGGTGGTGGGGGTGGGGCTTTGACGATTGGGGAGGAAGGCCGGGGAGTGTTGTCGGTGGACAACGAGGGTCTGGTGCGGAGTGGGTCAACGACATTGGGTGGGGAGTTGGGCGCGATTGGCAGTGGGTTTGTGACGGGAGCCGGGTCATTGTGGGAGGTGTCGGGCGCGCTTGTATTGGGCGATGGGGGGCATGGGATTTTCAACGTTGTGGAGGGGGCGAAGTTGACGGCAGCTTCGGGTTTGTTTGGGGCGCAGGTGGGGTCCGAGGCTTATGGAAAGGTGAGTGATGCGGGGTCGCGGTTGGAGATTGCAGGGAATTTGGTGGTGGCTGAGTTGAGCGCTATGGCGGGATTGGAGGCGATGGACGGGGGGGGGGTGTCCGTGGGGATGAATCTGGGGATTGGAAATGGGGCGGGCAGCGACGGATATATGTTTTTGTCGGGGCAGGCTACGGAGGGTCAGGTGGCAGGCACGGCAACGATTGGACGGCAGGGGAATGGCCGGTTCACCATTGGGACAGGCGCAAGGTTGACGACTGGGTCGGCGATCATGGGTGAGTTGGATGGTTTTTCCAGAGGAATCATGGTGGGAGAGGGGGCTGAATGGGTGGTGAACGGCGACATGGTGTTGAGCGATGTGAACAGTGAGGCACAGTTGGTGCTTTTGGATGGTGCAGAAGTTTCGACCACTGGATTTGCAGTAATCGGGAGGGGAGCAGATTCCGATGGCTTGGTGAGGGTAGAAGGACTGAATTCGGAGTGGACGATTGGAGGTTACCTCGGTGTGGGTGATGCCGGAGTTGGGCAGTTGAATGTTAAAGATGGGGGATTTGTCAGCGCGGCGGGGACGACTGTTGGCGTGCAAGCGGGAGGAGATGGAGGAATACTGGTGCAGGGAGCGACTTCATCAATGGAGGTCACCGATTTGACCGTTGGTTTGGCGGGTGCGGGAGAGGTGTCGATTGTTGACGAGGCCGCGATGGCGGCGAGTGGCAATGTGCTGGTGGGGGGCGATGCGTTGGGTGAGGGGACATTGATGGTAGCCAACGGAGGCACTTTTTCGAGTGCATCAATGGTGGTGGCTAACGCGGCTGGAAGCACAGGTGAGGTGGTGATTGGGGACGGTCTTGCTCCTGGTGTCATTGACACACCGGTCATTACTGGTGGGGCGGGAGACGCTTCGGTGACCTTTAATCACAATTCCGCTGGGTATGTTTTTGATCCGTTGTTGACGGGAAATCTCGATGTGTTTTTTGAGTCGACTGGAACCACCATTTTTGATAATGCGAACACTTATGTCGGGTCGACAACCGTGGCCAGTGGTCAGGTGGTGACACTGAACAGCAATGCATTTGGAACCGGTCCCTTGTTGTTGAATGGCGGGGTGCTGGCACCGCAGGGATTGTTGCAGGTGGACTCGTCGGTGTGGAGTGGCGGTCAGTTGTTTTTGACTCCGGCGATTGGAGACCAGCTTCAGGTGGTGCAGAGTTTTAATAATGGAGGTGGTGGAGAATTTTTGATTGGGGTTCCGGGGCTTGAATTGACGACTTATGATTTGGTGACGTTTGCGACCAGTGATTTTACCGAGGACCAGTTGAGTGCGGTGTTTGACATCCAGAATGTGGAGTTCGACTACGATTTATTGCTCACACCGGACCGGGTGCAGTTGACAATTTTGGGAGCGACAGCGACGGGTGAAATTCTACAAAACAGTGCGCCGGTGCTGATCCCTACGTTTGCGGATTTCATTGTGAACGGGCAGGTTCGGACGGGGGAGTTGGATGAGAATAACACGATTCGTTCGCTCATCTTTTTGTCGGGTAGCAGGCTGCAGGTTTACAATCAACTGACGGTGAGCAGCGGAGAGTTTACCGTGGTGAGTGGTCGTTCAGTGGTGCAGGGTGGGACGGTATTTGTGCCGGGCGAATTTTACAAGTTGGGAGCAGGGACTCTGGATGCGCGTTCAAGTTTTGTGGTTGCCGGGAACAGTTTTATTCGCAGTGGTGCACTGGCGGTAAACGGCACTTTTCAGACGCCATTGCTGGTGGTGTCTCCTGGAGGAACGTTGATGGGTGAAGGTCTGGTGATTGGTAATGTCTTAAACAGTGGAACGGTTGCTCCGGGAAACTCCATTGGGGAGCTTGCGATTTTGGGGGATTATCGGCAGACCAGGCAGGGGACTTTGCAGATAGAGGTGGGCAGTGTGAATCGTCATGATGTGCTGTCGGTCAGTGGACTGGCGGACTTGGACGGCACTTTGGAAATTGCTTCGCTGGGTTATCGTCCCAAGTATGGTGATCAGGTGCCGTTTCTCAGGGCGGGTCGGATTACGGGCACGTTCGATGAAATTTTGATGCCGGATCCTGAGGTGAAGCGTGGTCGGTTTTTGAATTTAGGCAATGTGGGCGTTTTGCTGGTGGCACCAACGAGTTATACATTGGTGGCGGAGACGCATAACCAGACGAGGGTGGCCGCGGCGCTTGATGAATGGATTGGCATTGAGAGCGGGGACGTTGGATCGGTGACCTTGGCTTTGGATCTGTTGCGCGAGGAGCAATATCCCCAGGCATTTGAGGCGATCATGCCGGGTTTTTATGACGCGGCGTTGAGCACGGCAATTGAATTGAGCCATGGTCAGGGGCAGTTGTTGCATCAACAGTTGAGTGCGCGTCGAATTGGCGATCGGTTGAAGAACAGGCCGGTGTTGGCGGCTTCTTCAACGGACTCCGGGAAAGGGGCGAAGTTGGTGAAGCATGCGATCAAGCAGGTGGCCCAGGTGGATGAGAATGAATACCGCTGGAGTGCCTGGATGCAGGGCAGCGGACTGTTCAGCAGAGGCGGACTCTCCCTCGTCCCTGGCGAAAACTTTGAATCCGGCACCTTCATCACCGGAGCCGACTACGCGCTTTCCGATCAATTCGCCCTCGGCATCTTCGCCGGCTACAGTGAAGGTTGGGGCGACTACGACAACGGCGGCGAGATCGATCTCGAGCGGATCCTTTTCGGCACCTACGCCACTGTCGATATCGGCAATTTTTATCTCAACACCGCCCTTGGCATCGGCACCGTTGACTACGACATCAACCGTCCCATCCAGTTCGCCACCCTCAACCGCAGCGCCGGCAGCGAACCCGATGGCCACGAGTTCTTCGCATTGCTTGGTGGTGGCTACGACTTCCGTCGCGGCAACTGGACTTTCGGCCCCCAAGCCAGCCTGCAATACAGCAAGGTTTCCCTCGACAGCTTCACTGAAAGCGGAGCCGACAGTCTCAATCTGCGCATGAATGATCCCGATTCCGACAGCCTGCGAAGCTACCTCGGTGCCCGCGTGGCCTACACCATAAAGGCCACCGACCGCGTCGCCATCATTCCTGAACTGCGCGCCTTTTGGCAGCATGAATTCCTTGATGGCGACGAACTCAACGCCAGCCTGGATGGCGGTAGTGGCCCTGACTTCGCTTATGAAAGCGAACGCGACGACAAGGACGCCCTCTTCGTCGGAGCCGGACTCGGACTGCAAGTTGGCCCAAGATTCTACGCCAACCTGTATTACAACGTCGACCTCGGCCGCAATGATCCGAATCACAACATCAGCATCAGCGCCACCATTCGATTCTGA
- the acpS gene encoding holo-ACP synthase encodes MKVFRLGLDLVDVERIRVMLEKHGERFTDRTFTEAECAYCNGSVTAPLHYAARFAAKEAAAKALGTGFAQGISWKDIEVLREPSGEPILHLHGAAAERAAALGVQQSFVSLTHTAQSAAASVVLIG; translated from the coding sequence ATGAAAGTGTTCCGCCTCGGCCTTGATCTGGTGGATGTAGAACGCATTCGCGTCATGCTGGAAAAACACGGCGAACGCTTCACCGATCGCACCTTCACCGAAGCCGAATGCGCCTACTGCAACGGCTCTGTGACCGCCCCACTTCATTACGCCGCCCGCTTTGCCGCCAAAGAAGCCGCCGCCAAAGCCCTCGGCACCGGCTTCGCCCAGGGCATCTCCTGGAAGGACATTGAGGTCCTTCGCGAACCCTCCGGCGAACCCATCCTTCATCTTCACGGCGCCGCCGCCGAACGAGCCGCCGCCCTTGGTGTCCAACAAAGCTTCGTCAGCCTTACTCACACCGCTCAATCCGCCGCCGCCTCCGTTGTCTTGATCGGTTAA
- a CDS encoding pyridoxine 5'-phosphate synthase yields the protein MLHLGVNIDHVATLRQARYAKMPDVHNAEPDLLAAAREVEAAGANSITLHLRADRRHIQDADVYLLKKELLVKLNLEMGNTPEILDIALEIQPDFACLVPENREEITTEGGLDVINHLESLTQTTARLKANGTLVSFFVDPILDHIYAAADCGADMVELHTGTFANYQGDERNVEVARLAAAATLAQSLGLQVNAGHGLTTDNLRDLFAVPHLAELNIGHHLISRSITVGLRRAIGEMLIVMKTYQA from the coding sequence ATGCTTCACCTCGGGGTCAACATCGACCACGTCGCCACCCTGCGTCAGGCCCGCTATGCGAAAATGCCCGACGTCCACAACGCCGAGCCCGACCTTCTCGCCGCCGCCCGCGAGGTCGAAGCGGCAGGAGCCAACTCGATCACCCTCCACCTCCGCGCCGACCGCCGCCACATTCAGGACGCCGATGTCTACCTCCTCAAAAAAGAGCTCCTCGTGAAGCTCAATCTCGAGATGGGCAACACGCCCGAGATCCTCGACATTGCCCTCGAAATCCAACCCGACTTCGCCTGCCTGGTTCCCGAAAACCGCGAAGAAATCACCACCGAAGGCGGACTCGACGTCATCAACCATCTTGAATCCCTGACGCAAACCACCGCCCGCTTGAAGGCAAACGGCACCCTCGTCAGCTTCTTCGTCGATCCCATCCTCGACCACATCTACGCCGCCGCCGATTGCGGAGCCGACATGGTCGAACTCCACACCGGCACCTTCGCCAACTATCAAGGCGACGAACGCAATGTCGAAGTCGCCCGCCTTGCCGCCGCCGCGACCCTGGCCCAAAGCCTCGGCCTTCAGGTCAATGCTGGTCACGGACTCACCACCGACAACCTGCGCGACCTCTTCGCCGTCCCTCACCTCGCCGAACTCAACATCGGCCATCACCTCATCTCACGCTCCATCACCGTTGGTCTGCGCCGCGCCATCGGCGAGATGCTCATCGTGATGAAGACCTACCAGGCGTGA
- the purH gene encoding bifunctional phosphoribosylaminoimidazolecarboxamide formyltransferase/IMP cyclohydrolase, translating into MSIKRALLSVSDKSGLAEFAKGLADLGVELLSSGGTAKFLQSNDIAVIEVSDYTGFPECFDGRVKTLHPRIHGGLLQRRDLPEHEKQAKKHDIPPIDLVVVNLYPFEETIAKPGVELEEAIENIDIGGPSMLRSAAKNYSAVTVITDPADYDSVLAEIKENDGDTKLSTRERLAWKVFQRTADYDAAIARYLNNEQECAKTFNLSLPLYSELRYGDNPHQATSLYGNFGDYFEKLHGKDLSYTNILDIESAAAIALEFRRPTVAILKHTNPCGVGCADEDLREAWEKAFETDRQAPFGGVIVTNRPMTLALAKVIGEIFTDVIIAPEYEADARAHLQKKKNLRLIEMLPGVEEALKQPTIRSAPGGIMVMDSDYKALGLDGIEDKVVTQRPPTKDEIEAMRFAWRVVKHVKSNAIVFASSDRTLGIGAGQMSRVDSCRIAVWKAKEAGLSLQGSAVGSDAMFPFADGLIAAAEAGATSAIQPGGSMRDQEVIDAANERKMAMVFTKVRHFKH; encoded by the coding sequence ATGAGCATCAAACGTGCGCTCCTTTCCGTGTCCGACAAGTCGGGCCTCGCCGAATTTGCCAAAGGGCTTGCTGACCTCGGCGTCGAACTTCTCTCCAGCGGCGGCACCGCCAAATTCCTCCAGTCCAACGACATCGCCGTCATCGAAGTCTCCGACTACACCGGCTTCCCCGAATGCTTCGACGGTCGCGTCAAAACCCTCCATCCACGCATCCACGGCGGTCTCCTTCAACGCCGCGACCTGCCTGAACACGAAAAACAGGCCAAAAAACACGACATTCCGCCCATCGACCTCGTTGTCGTCAACCTCTACCCCTTCGAAGAAACCATCGCAAAACCCGGCGTTGAACTCGAAGAGGCCATCGAAAACATCGACATTGGCGGCCCTTCCATGCTGCGCTCCGCCGCCAAAAATTACTCTGCGGTCACCGTCATCACCGACCCCGCCGACTACGACAGCGTCCTCGCCGAGATCAAAGAAAACGACGGCGACACCAAACTCTCCACCCGCGAACGCCTCGCCTGGAAGGTCTTCCAACGCACTGCCGACTACGACGCCGCCATTGCCCGCTACCTCAACAACGAACAGGAGTGCGCCAAAACCTTCAACCTCAGCCTCCCCCTCTACAGCGAACTGCGCTACGGTGACAACCCGCACCAGGCCACCTCACTCTACGGAAACTTCGGTGACTATTTCGAGAAACTTCACGGCAAGGACCTCAGCTACACCAACATCCTCGACATCGAAAGCGCCGCCGCCATCGCCCTCGAGTTCCGCCGCCCCACCGTCGCCATCCTCAAACACACCAACCCCTGCGGCGTTGGTTGTGCCGACGAAGACCTGCGCGAAGCTTGGGAAAAAGCTTTCGAAACCGACCGCCAAGCCCCCTTCGGCGGTGTCATCGTCACCAACCGTCCCATGACCCTCGCCCTCGCGAAAGTCATCGGCGAAATCTTCACCGACGTCATCATCGCACCCGAATACGAAGCCGACGCCCGTGCCCATCTCCAGAAAAAGAAAAACCTCCGCCTCATCGAGATGCTTCCTGGCGTCGAGGAAGCCCTCAAACAACCCACCATCCGTTCCGCCCCCGGCGGCATCATGGTCATGGACAGCGACTACAAAGCTCTCGGCCTCGATGGCATCGAAGACAAAGTCGTCACCCAACGTCCCCCCACCAAAGACGAAATCGAAGCCATGCGCTTCGCCTGGCGCGTCGTCAAACACGTCAAGTCCAACGCCATCGTCTTCGCCTCTTCCGACCGCACCCTCGGCATCGGCGCTGGCCAGATGAGCCGTGTGGACTCGTGCCGCATCGCCGTTTGGAAAGCCAAGGAAGCCGGACTCTCCCTCCAGGGCAGCGCCGTGGGTTCCGACGCCATGTTCCCCTTTGCTGACGGCCTCATTGCCGCCGCTGAAGCCGGTGCCACCAGCGCCATCCAACCCGGTGGCTCCATGCGCGACCAGGAAGTCATCGACGCCGCCAACGAGCGCAAAATGGCCATGGTCTTCACCAAGGTCCGCCACTTCAAACACTAA
- a CDS encoding gamma-butyrobetaine hydroxylase-like domain-containing protein — translation MIPSNIAAIGNEIAILWSDSTETYISMEKLRAASPSAENTGEQDLLGKTYGGTTQKEYPGVTVKGWNIVGNYAIQFRFSDGHNTGLYPFHLLRTLGSGA, via the coding sequence ATGATCCCCTCCAACATTGCCGCCATCGGAAACGAAATCGCCATCCTCTGGTCCGACAGCACTGAGACATATATCTCCATGGAAAAACTTCGTGCCGCCTCCCCAAGCGCGGAAAACACCGGCGAACAGGATCTCCTCGGCAAAACCTACGGTGGCACCACTCAAAAAGAATACCCCGGCGTCACCGTCAAAGGGTGGAACATCGTCGGCAACTATGCCATTCAATTCCGATTCTCCGACGGCCACAACACCGGCCTCTACCCCTTCCACCTCCTCCGCACCCTCGGATCAGGAGCCTAA
- a CDS encoding beta-ketoacyl-ACP synthase III — MSNPCACSILGTGSYMPEHIMTNADLEKLVETSDEWITSRTGIRERRIAAESEMTSDMSATASLRAMEMAGVTAEEIDLIIVATVTPDMVFPATACLVQRKIGAINAVGFDISAACSGFLFALQTARHYLNDGTRKTALIIGAEKLSPLINWKDRNTCVLFGDGAGAAIIRSEDNADAPGRVLSSIMASDGNHSNLLKVITPADPAQPNIIHMEGRETFKHAVTCMLDAANKALAEAGLTTADIDLVVPHQANLRIINAVAERLGLPPEKAFVNVDKYGNTSAATIPVALDEANRQGRMKKGDIILLVAFGGGFTWASTVIRW; from the coding sequence ATGTCTAATCCCTGCGCCTGCAGCATCCTCGGCACCGGCAGTTACATGCCCGAACACATCATGACCAATGCCGACCTTGAAAAATTGGTCGAAACTTCTGATGAATGGATCACCTCCCGCACCGGCATCCGCGAACGACGCATCGCTGCCGAAAGCGAAATGACCAGCGACATGTCCGCCACCGCCTCACTGCGCGCCATGGAGATGGCCGGAGTCACTGCGGAAGAGATCGATCTCATCATTGTCGCCACCGTCACTCCCGACATGGTCTTCCCCGCCACCGCCTGCCTCGTGCAAAGAAAAATTGGAGCCATCAATGCCGTCGGATTCGACATCAGCGCCGCCTGCTCCGGTTTCCTGTTCGCCCTTCAAACCGCCCGCCACTATCTCAACGACGGCACCCGCAAAACGGCCCTCATCATTGGTGCAGAAAAGCTCTCCCCCCTCATCAACTGGAAAGACCGCAACACCTGCGTCCTCTTCGGCGACGGCGCCGGAGCCGCCATCATCCGTTCCGAGGACAATGCCGACGCACCCGGGCGCGTGCTCTCCAGCATCATGGCCTCCGATGGCAACCATTCAAACCTCCTCAAAGTCATCACGCCCGCAGATCCTGCCCAGCCGAACATCATTCACATGGAAGGCCGCGAAACCTTCAAGCACGCCGTCACCTGCATGCTCGACGCCGCAAACAAAGCCCTCGCTGAGGCAGGTCTGACCACCGCCGACATCGATCTCGTCGTCCCCCACCAGGCCAACCTTCGCATCATCAACGCCGTCGCTGAACGCCTCGGGCTCCCCCCCGAAAAAGCCTTCGTCAATGTCGACAAATACGGCAATACCAGCGCCGCCACCATTCCCGTGGCCCTTGATGAAGCCAACCGTCAGGGCCGCATGAAAAAAGGCGACATCATCCTGCTGGTCGCCTTTGGAGGCGGATTCACCTGGGCCAGCACCGTCATCCGCTGGTAA
- the plsX gene encoding phosphate acyltransferase PlsX, translating into MKIVLDAMGGDIAPQNPIGGLKLALDALPQIEKFYLTGPTDLLKRELDHQKVGQRHRIEIVEATQVVEMADSGLDAVRKKKNSSITVAVNLVKSGECQAVVSAGHTGAAVTAATLMLGRLEGVDFPGIASPMPNENGVCYLLDAGANPDAKANHLVQYALMGSVYTRHVHGRENPIIGLMSVGEEDYKGNDLTKAAFTLLRKAPINFKGNVEGHDIFETPLDVIVCDGFTGNVVLKSCEATAKIMFKWLKKEIEAKPIRKMGALLAKEAFRTVKKRGSYETYGGSPLLGLRGTVIIGHGSSSPIAIMNALRVASEAVEHQVNPHIEAAIASYALSHV; encoded by the coding sequence ATGAAAATCGTCCTCGACGCGATGGGCGGTGACATCGCCCCACAAAATCCTATCGGCGGCCTTAAGCTCGCCCTCGATGCTCTCCCGCAGATCGAAAAATTTTACCTCACCGGTCCCACCGACCTCCTCAAGCGCGAACTTGACCACCAGAAAGTCGGTCAGCGGCACCGCATCGAGATCGTCGAAGCCACCCAAGTGGTTGAAATGGCCGACTCCGGACTCGACGCCGTCCGTAAGAAGAAAAACTCCTCCATCACCGTCGCCGTCAACTTGGTCAAATCCGGCGAATGCCAGGCTGTCGTCAGCGCCGGCCACACCGGAGCCGCCGTCACCGCCGCCACCCTCATGCTCGGTCGACTCGAAGGCGTCGACTTCCCCGGCATCGCCAGCCCCATGCCCAATGAAAACGGCGTTTGCTACCTGCTCGATGCGGGAGCCAATCCCGACGCCAAAGCCAACCATCTCGTCCAATACGCCTTGATGGGCTCCGTCTACACCAGGCACGTCCATGGTCGAGAAAACCCCATCATCGGCCTGATGTCCGTCGGCGAAGAAGACTACAAGGGCAACGACCTCACCAAGGCCGCCTTCACCCTTCTCCGCAAGGCACCCATCAATTTCAAAGGCAATGTCGAAGGCCACGACATCTTTGAAACCCCGCTCGACGTCATCGTCTGCGACGGCTTCACCGGCAATGTCGTCCTCAAAAGCTGCGAAGCCACGGCCAAAATCATGTTCAAATGGCTCAAAAAGGAGATTGAAGCCAAACCCATTCGAAAAATGGGTGCCCTCCTCGCCAAGGAAGCCTTCCGCACCGTGAAAAAACGCGGCAGCTACGAAACCTACGGCGGCAGCCCCCTCCTCGGCCTGCGCGGCACCGTCATCATCGGTCACGGCAGCAGCTCTCCCATCGCCATCATGAACGCCCTTCGCGTCGCCAGCGAAGCCGTCGAACATCAAGTCAACCCTCACATTGAGGCCGCCATTGCCTCCTACGCCCTCTCTCATGTCTAA